The following proteins are co-located in the Bradyrhizobium sp. AZCC 2176 genome:
- a CDS encoding response regulator transcription factor — translation MNSLSDGPKAEAITVVLVEDDAPTLWRLQDALAKAGYQVRAAGTLTEARACLAQGAPKVLLTDLQLPDGHGVDLIRETRQRFPDTEIMVISILGDEESVISAITVGATGYLLKDAFPTDIAATVRDLVAGHSPISASIARFIVRRTQTTPEPPPGPALNTAKLTPREIDILWGIAKGFSYAEIASHLGLSRQTVPGHIKNIYRKLEVHTRGEAVFEAVQQGLIKL, via the coding sequence ATGAATTCATTGAGCGATGGACCGAAGGCGGAGGCTATTACGGTCGTGCTGGTCGAGGACGACGCGCCGACGCTTTGGCGGCTGCAGGACGCGCTGGCCAAGGCCGGGTATCAGGTCAGGGCCGCCGGCACACTCACCGAAGCCCGCGCCTGTCTCGCGCAAGGCGCACCAAAAGTTCTGCTGACCGACCTTCAACTGCCGGACGGCCATGGCGTCGACCTGATCCGCGAAACCCGGCAGCGCTTTCCCGACACCGAGATCATGGTGATTTCGATTCTCGGCGACGAGGAAAGCGTGATCTCGGCGATCACCGTCGGCGCGACAGGTTATCTGCTCAAGGACGCCTTCCCGACCGATATCGCCGCCACCGTGCGCGACCTCGTCGCCGGGCACTCGCCGATCTCGGCCTCGATCGCGCGCTTCATCGTGCGGCGGACCCAGACCACGCCCGAGCCGCCGCCCGGTCCCGCGCTCAACACCGCCAAGCTGACGCCGCGCGAAATCGACATCCTCTGGGGCATCGCCAAGGGTTTCAGCTATGCCGAGATCGCCAGCCATCTCGGCCTGTCGCGCCAGACGGTGCCCGGGCATATCAAGAACATCTACCGCAAGCTCGAGGTCCACACCCGGGGCGAAGCGGTGTTCGAGGCGGTCCAGCAAGGCCTGATAAAGTTGTGA
- a CDS encoding sensor histidine kinase, whose amino-acid sequence MNDHDEDATAEQLPVRERRRLQTSRLVQYLLLQALIVAACIFALRQSLPQPPAEYLVATFGLSERGAERAVTLPHFSSLRHAMDDPPRFTAQFNRPAGEAGRAWSVFLPRFTNGVEVAVNGAVILDSRRNPTANRPDRNTPEIAVIPASVLRDGTNTVSIRLFIWGPITGFLDRVWVGPDELLRPSYDLRTLIFVTLPVVFSSWQAILAVILGIMWVMRRHEPAYGVLAAAMAVGVGQAFLQTPMGETPFSRLNVILISSAPIESALVLTFALLFAGWKWQRYGWILFIPGVLLALAGVFGNQAMVRALFLILAVPMVGISLVIMAIVTARSVLKRQNVASLLLGCAVTIMLTCWIADLLSVFQMTPNRIFTARLSYSVMLVAIGAGLTWRFARALNEVDGFAGRLVTQVREAEEKLKASFVREEERARAAALARERTRLMRDLHDGLGGQLVSIVALSERGNGSAGIGDAARAALKDLRLVIDSMDDIGGDLMLALGSWRERAMAQLRPHDIALDWRAGTAQGLPVHPELRPWHVIQIVRLLDEAVTNAVKHANARRITVRIETLAGADGFDRGCITVEDDGKGFEITSDGAAAGAIKAARGLRNMRSRAARCGAELELSSCAQGTDQGTHVRLTLPHRFPDSDGAAG is encoded by the coding sequence GTGAACGACCACGACGAGGACGCGACGGCGGAACAACTGCCCGTCCGCGAACGGCGGCGGCTGCAGACGTCCCGCCTCGTCCAATACCTGTTGCTGCAGGCGCTGATCGTGGCCGCATGCATTTTCGCGTTGCGACAGTCGCTGCCGCAGCCTCCGGCCGAATATCTCGTCGCAACGTTTGGGCTCTCCGAGCGCGGCGCCGAGCGCGCGGTGACGCTTCCGCATTTTTCTTCCCTGCGCCATGCCATGGACGACCCGCCGCGCTTCACCGCACAATTCAACCGGCCGGCCGGCGAAGCCGGGCGCGCCTGGTCGGTGTTTCTGCCGCGCTTCACCAATGGCGTCGAGGTTGCCGTCAACGGCGCCGTGATCCTCGACAGCCGGCGCAATCCCACCGCCAACCGGCCCGACCGCAACACGCCGGAGATCGCGGTGATCCCGGCGTCGGTGCTGCGCGACGGCACCAACACGGTTTCGATCCGGTTGTTCATCTGGGGCCCAATCACCGGCTTCCTCGACCGTGTCTGGGTCGGCCCCGACGAATTGCTGCGCCCGAGCTACGATCTGAGAACATTGATCTTCGTCACGCTGCCGGTGGTATTCTCGTCGTGGCAGGCGATCCTCGCGGTCATTCTCGGTATCATGTGGGTGATGCGGCGCCATGAGCCGGCCTATGGCGTTCTGGCCGCGGCAATGGCGGTGGGTGTCGGCCAGGCGTTCCTGCAAACGCCGATGGGCGAGACGCCATTTTCCCGGCTCAACGTAATCCTGATTTCCTCCGCACCGATCGAAAGCGCGCTGGTGCTGACATTCGCGTTGTTGTTCGCGGGCTGGAAGTGGCAGCGCTATGGCTGGATCCTTTTCATTCCCGGCGTGCTGCTGGCGCTGGCCGGCGTGTTCGGAAATCAGGCGATGGTGCGTGCGCTGTTCCTGATTCTCGCCGTTCCGATGGTTGGCATCTCGCTGGTCATCATGGCGATCGTGACCGCACGCTCGGTTCTGAAACGGCAGAATGTCGCGAGCCTCCTGCTCGGATGCGCGGTCACGATCATGCTGACCTGCTGGATTGCCGACCTGCTCTCGGTATTCCAGATGACGCCGAACCGCATCTTCACCGCGCGGCTGTCCTATTCGGTGATGCTCGTGGCAATCGGCGCGGGGCTGACCTGGCGGTTCGCACGCGCGCTGAACGAGGTTGACGGCTTTGCCGGCCGCCTGGTTACCCAGGTGCGCGAGGCGGAGGAAAAGCTGAAGGCCAGCTTCGTGCGCGAGGAGGAACGCGCCCGCGCCGCGGCGCTGGCGCGGGAACGCACGCGGCTGATGCGCGACCTGCATGACGGGCTCGGCGGCCAGCTCGTCAGCATCGTGGCCTTGAGCGAGCGCGGCAACGGCAGCGCGGGAATCGGCGATGCGGCGCGCGCGGCGCTGAAGGATCTGCGTCTCGTCATCGATTCCATGGACGACATCGGCGGCGATCTGATGCTTGCGCTCGGCTCGTGGCGCGAACGCGCCATGGCGCAGTTGCGTCCGCACGACATCGCGCTCGACTGGCGCGCGGGCACGGCGCAGGGCCTGCCGGTGCATCCCGAACTGCGGCCATGGCACGTCATCCAGATCGTTCGGCTGCTGGATGAAGCCGTGACCAATGCCGTCAAGCATGCCAATGCGCGGCGTATCACGGTGAGGATAGAAACGCTCGCAGGCGCCGACGGCTTCGATCGCGGCTGCATCACCGTCGAGGACGACGGCAAGGGCTTTGAGATCACGTCGGATGGCGCGGCGGCAGGCGCGATAAAAGCGGCACGCGGCTTGCGCAACATGCGAAGCCGCGCTGCGCGCTGTGGCGCGGAGCTGGAACTGAGCTCCTGCGCCCAAGGGACGGACCAAGGGACTCACGTCAGACTAACATTGCCCCATCGCTTTCCCGACAGCGACGGCGCTGCCGGTTGA
- a CDS encoding cysteine rich repeat-containing protein, whose protein sequence is MKSIHVPAAAVAALILSLAAGSLAQAQSGPSPQEQMACRSDAGKFCAEHIGKPPQMNACLKANKAKLSDGCRKVVESRGG, encoded by the coding sequence ATGAAATCGATCCACGTCCCGGCCGCAGCAGTCGCCGCGCTGATCCTGTCGCTCGCCGCCGGCTCGCTGGCTCAGGCGCAATCCGGACCCTCCCCGCAGGAGCAGATGGCCTGCCGTTCGGATGCCGGAAAATTCTGCGCCGAACATATTGGCAAACCGCCGCAGATGAATGCCTGCCTGAAGGCGAACAAGGCGAAGCTGTCGGATGGCTGCCGCAAGGTGGTGGAATCGCGCGGCGGCTAA